The following coding sequences are from one Apus apus isolate bApuApu2 chromosome 28, bApuApu2.pri.cur, whole genome shotgun sequence window:
- the GLI1 gene encoding zinc finger protein GLI1 isoform X3: MCRFSPGPSRSCSRGKGERGAAGIAAPAGVARSRSEAPPDFAPRRGPDVLLNLARPRRDMFKPVSPPVTSYAEHCCLHPPHGPAPGAAGPQGLDFPLRHQSNLMGSHCGYGFVPGSEHPGSSDGSRFSTPRGAGKLGKKRALSISPLSDSSIDLQTVIRTSPNSLVAFINSRCTSASGSYGHLSISTISPSLGYQSPPGQQKSQGHLYSHTLPPPPCSSHDHLSTLPGFLHHAPAHGTLKHCQQLKLEWSLSSPLTVKYPEETPEGDISSPASTGTQDPLLGMLDVREDLEKDDGKPESETVYETSCYWDGCAKEFDTQDQLVHHINNEHIHGEKKEFVCHWAACSREQRPFKAQYMLVVHMRRHTGEKPHKCTFEGCNKAYSRLENLKTHLRSHTGEKPYVCEHDGCNKAFSNASDRAKHQNRTHSNEKPYVCKIPGCTKRYTDPSSLRKHVKTVHGPDAHVTKKHRGDVVPGRTLPTPSGPPDLKQEKDTEARKDDSKLVVPDLALPQPSPGGQSSCSSDHSPLGSTTNNDSGVEMAGNAGGSYEDLSTLEDVVPNEPMGTSGLMALHKLENLRIDKLKQMRKPSVTKGLSLPAIPGAGLPGEVPGISMLPLAASRRRIAELSAAETAMPLNERRSSVTSTVSSAYTVSRRSSLVSPYLAGPCLGGEAGAMPGGVGLADGYDPISPDESRRSSDASHCGGLPGVGSLTPAQRYRLKAKYAAATGGPPPTPLPSMELVGMGGHSSLPGDYLGPAELCCFANGLLRRHSSNDYPGYAGSLPPPPVPRNSGRRASDPAQTAANPHAAPKVHRFKSMGNVNVPGVGRTALQPLGGSDANLQRHVFSPRPPSISENVFLESVSIEGPGPGTESGLLEMEQYLNCPEEGFPCQGTGVELQCQGLYSSAHRTMGGMQLKPGRHGGTEEGLLQSEFSLPQCQMNQHFMGMHAGNGIIPVPWDEPPQGDLEMSSRQSSVSASTAAMSRPHCHHQNTEYQLPGSCGQQPKRVSSCQDSGLSGGHQLSRLQIKSEQCYPAPTPALAPCQNTKLAGSVQPPASYGQATNVRPDGYQSEASVGYMGMLSLGSRRAQTPTMQTKEVMVRSYVQAQQTLMWGDQLASKGGEAGMGLSSEAGQCQVMQAPLYLSYKYSGYQAKPDHLQGLAETEHLLNTPCFNPEMVPHPPGDPKPPSHQNSLNYTGNLAQPSNSYEGVEASSRHVLRLPPACPTHEGPSNALLYYPGQGTHVQVGKGGQKLLGQMAASCGNPRHYGGSLEGLKGSPYYSLDSGEQVANSLDSLDLENTHLDFAAIVEDPETSTLLPGPPSPAGGLLLPTSGGANMAVGDMSSMLSTLAGESHFLNSLS; the protein is encoded by the exons GCCCCGCCCGACTTCGCCCCTCGCCGAGGACCAGATGTGCTCCTGAACCTGGCCAGGCCCCGCCGCGACATGTTCAAACCCGTCAGCCCCCCTGTCACCAGCTACGCTGAGCACTGTTGCCTGCACCCACCCCACGGACCAGCCCCAGGTGCCGCAGGTCCACAAG GACTTGATTTCCCTTTACGCCATCAGTCAAACCTCATGGGCAGTCACTGTGGTTATGGGTTTGTGCCAGGATCCGAGCACCCAGGCAGTAGTGATG GCTCACGGTTCTCAACACCCCGTGGTGCAGGCAAACTGGGCAAGAAGCGAGCACTGTCCATCTCACCTTTGTCAGACTCTAGCATTGACCTGCAGACGGTAATCCGCACCTCACCCAACTCCCTCGTTGCGTTCATCAACTCCCGCTGCACCTCTGCCAGTGGCTCCTATGGCCACCTCTCCATCAGCACCATCAG TCCATCACTGGGGTATCAGAGTCCACCAGGTCAGCAGAAGAGCCAAGGCCACCTGTACAGccacaccctcccccccccaccatgTAGCTCCCATGATCACCTGTCCACCCTCCCAGGGTTCCTGCATCATGCCCCAGCTCATGGGACCCTCAAACATTGTCAG CAGCTAAAGTTGGAGTGGAGCCTGAGCAGCCCTCTGACTGTCAAATACCCAGAGGAGACACCTGAAGGTGACATCTCCAGTCCAGCATCCACAGGCACTCAG GACCCCTTGTTGGGAATGCTCGATGTTCGGGAAGATCTGGAGAAAGATGATGGGAAACCTGAATCTGAGACTGTGTACGAAACCAGTTGCTACTGGGATGGCTGTGCCAAGGAGTTTGATACGCAGGATCAGCTGGTGCAC CACATCAACAATGAGCATATCCATGGGGAAAAGAAGGAGTTTGTGTGCcactgggcagcatgttcccgGGAGCAGAGGCCCTTCAAGGCTCAGTACATGTTGGTGGTGCATATGCGACGTCACACAGGCGAGAAACCTCACAAATGCACG TTTGAGGGATGTAACAAAGCCTACTCACGCCTGGAGAACCTCAAGACACATCTGCGCTCACACACGGGAGAAAAACCCTATGTGTGTGAACATGACGGTTGCAACAAGGCCTTCTCCAATGCTTCTGACCGGGCCAAGCATCAGAACCGCACTCACTCCAATGAG AAGCCATACGTGTGCAAGATTCCAGGCTGCACCAAGCGCTACACAGACCCCAGTTCCCTCCGCAAACATGTGAAGACAGTTCATGGTCCTGATGCCCATGTCACCAAGAAACACCGAGGGGATGTGGTGCCAGGCCGTACACTGCCCACCCCCAGTGGCCCACCAGACCTGAAGCAGGAGAAAGACACTGAGGCCCGGAAGGATGACAGCAAACTCGTGGTGCCTGATTTGGCTTTG CCACAGCCCAGTCCAGGTGGGCAATCGTCATGCAGCAGCGACCACTCCCCACTCGGAAGCACCACCAACAATGACAGTGGTGTGGAGATGGCGGGCAATGCAGGTGGGAGCTACGAGGATCTGTCCACACTGGAGGATGTGGTGCCTAATGAACCCATGGGCACCTCAGGGCTCATGGCCCTCCACAAGCTAGAAAATCTTCGCATAGACAAACTGAAGCAGATGAGGAAGCCATCAGTTACCAAGGGCCTGAGTTTGCCAGCCATCCCTGGAGCCG gCCTGCCTGGGGAGGTGCCTGGGATCTCCATGCTGCCGCTGGCTGCCTCTCGCCGACGCATTGCAGAGCTATCGGCAGCAGAGACGGCCATGCCACTGAATGAGCGCCGGAGCAGCGTCACCAGTACTGTAAGCTCAGCCTACACCGTGAGCCGGCGCTCCTCCCTGGTGTCCCCATACCTGGCTGGACCATGTCTGGGTGGTGAGGCGGGGGCAATGCCTGGCGGGGTGGGCCTGGCAGATGGCTATGACCCCATCTCTCCGGATGAGTCACGACGCTCCAGTGATGCCAGCCACTGTGGAGGGCTGCCAGGTGTGGGCAGCCTTACCCCGGCCCAGCGCTACCGTCTCAAGGCCAAATATGCTGCAGCCACAGGTGGCCCACCCCCAACTCCCCTACCCAGCATGGAACTGGTGGGCATGGGTGGCCACAGCAGCTTACCTGGGGACTACCTTGGGCCAGCCGAactctgctgctttgcaaatgGTTTGCTGCGAAGGCACAGTTCCAATGACTACCCTGGCTATGCAGGCagccttccccctcccccagtgCCTCGGAACAGTGGACGGCGGGCCAGCGACCCTGCCCAGACCGCGGCCAACCCTCATGCTGCGCCCAAGGTGCATCGTTTTAAGAGCATGGGTAACGTGAATGTGCCAGGAGTGGGCAGAACTGCTTTGCAGCCCTTGGGTGGTTCTGATGCCAATCTTCAGCGCCATGTCTTCTCCCCACGCCCACCCAGCATCAGTGAAAATGTCTTTCTGGAGAGTGTGAGTATAGaaggccctggcccaggcacAGAGTCTGGCTTGCTAGAGATGGAACAATACTTGAACTGCCCCGAGGAAGGCTTCCCATGCCAGGGGACAGGTGTGGAGCTTCAGTGTCAAGGCCTCTACAGCAGTGCTCACCGGACCATGGGGGGTATGCAGCTGAAGCCTGGAAGACATGGAGGTACAGAGGAGGGGTTGCTTCAGTCCGAGTTTTCCCTCCCTCAGTGCCAGATGAACCAGCACTTCATGGGTATGCATGCTGGCAATGGGATCATACCAGTTCCTTGGGATGAACCTCCCCAAGGTGATCTGGAGATGAGCTCTAGGCAGTCGAGTGTCAGTGCCTCCACTGCTGCCATGTCTCGGCCACACTGTCACCATCAAAATACGGAGTACCAACTACCCGGTTCTTGTGGGCAGCAACCCAAACGTGTGAGCTCATGCCAGGACAGTGGATTATCTGGGGGGCACCAGCTTAGCCGACTACAGATCAAATCTGAGCAGTGTTACCCAGCACCTACACCAGCACTTGCTCCCTGCCAAAACACCAAGCTTGCTGGGTCTGTGCAGCCTCCTGCATCATACGGCCAAGCCACGAATGTAAGGCCCGATGGTTACCAGTCTGAGGCATCTGTCGGTTACATGGGCATGTTGAGCCTGGGCAGTCGAAGAGCCCAGACTCCCACCATGCAGACCAAAGAAGTGATGGTCCGTAGTTACGTACAAGCCCAGCAGACTCTGATGTGGGGAGACCAACTAGCCTCAAAGGGAGGGGAGGCTGGTATGGGGCTCAGCAGTGAAGCTGGGCAGTGCCAAGTCATGCAGGCACCACTGTACCTCAGCTACAAGTACTCGGGTTACCAAGCCAAACCAGATCACCTGCAGGGTCTGGCAGAGACCGAACACCTCCTAAATACCCCATGCTTCAACCCAGAGATGGTGCCACATCCACCTGGTGACCCTAAACCACCCAGTCACCAAAACAGTCTGAACTACACAGGCAACCTGGCTCAGCCAAGTAATTCCTATGAGGGAGTGGAAGCCAGCTCCCGGCATGTACTTCGCttgcctcctgcctgccccacacaTGAGGGACCCAGTAATGCCTTGCTGTATTACCCAGGCCAGGGCACACATGTGCAGGTGGGCAAAGGTGGGCAGAAGCTGCTGGGCCAGATGGCAGCAAGCTGTGGGAATCCCAGGCATTATGGTGGGAGCTTGGAAGGACTCAAAGGCAGCCCATATTACTCCCTGGATTCAGGGGAGCAGGTGGCCAACAGCCTGGACTCCCTGGACCTGGAAAATACGCACCTTGACTTTGCTGCCATTGTGGAAGATCCAGAGACAAGTACGCTGCTGCCTGGGCCCCCAAGCCCTGCTGGTGGTCTCCTGCTGCCTACGTCTGGTGGTGCTAACATGGCTGTGGGTGACATGAGCTCCATGTTGAGTACTCTGGCAGGGGAGAGCCATTTCCTCAACTCCCTGTCCTAA
- the GLI1 gene encoding zinc finger protein GLI1 isoform X1: MCRFSPGPSRSCSRGKGERGAAGIAAPAGVARSRSEAPPDFAPRRGPDVLLNLARPRRDMFKPVSPPVTSYAEHCCLHPPHGPAPGAAGPQGLDFPLRHQSNLMGSHCGYGFVPGSEHPGSSDGSRFSTPRGAGKLGKKRALSISPLSDSSIDLQTVIRTSPNSLVAFINSRCTSASGSYGHLSISTISPSLGYQSPPGQQKSQGHLYSHTLPPPPCSSHDHLSTLPGFLHHAPAHGTLKHCQQLKLEWSLSSPLTVKYPEETPEGDISSPASTGTQDPLLGMLDVREDLEKDDGKPESETVYETSCYWDGCAKEFDTQDQLVHHINNEHIHGEKKEFVCHWAACSREQRPFKAQYMLVVHMRRHTGEKPHKCTFEGCNKAYSRLENLKTHLRSHTGEKPYVCEHDGCNKAFSNASDRAKHQNRTHSNEKPYVCKIPGCTKRYTDPSSLRKHVKTVHGPDAHVTKKHRGDVVPGRTLPTPSGPPDLKQEKDTEARKDDSKLVVPDLALKPQPSPGGQSSCSSDHSPLGSTTNNDSGVEMAGNAGGSYEDLSTLEDVVPNEPMGTSGLMALHKLENLRIDKLKQMRKPSVTKGLSLPAIPGAGLPGEVPGISMLPLAASRRRIAELSAAETAMPLNERRSSVTSTVSSAYTVSRRSSLVSPYLAGPCLGGEAGAMPGGVGLADGYDPISPDESRRSSDASHCGGLPGVGSLTPAQRYRLKAKYAAATGGPPPTPLPSMELVGMGGHSSLPGDYLGPAELCCFANGLLRRHSSNDYPGYAGSLPPPPVPRNSGRRASDPAQTAANPHAAPKVHRFKSMGNVNVPGVGRTALQPLGGSDANLQRHVFSPRPPSISENVFLESVSIEGPGPGTESGLLEMEQYLNCPEEGFPCQGTGVELQCQGLYSSAHRTMGGMQLKPGRHGGTEEGLLQSEFSLPQCQMNQHFMGMHAGNGIIPVPWDEPPQGDLEMSSRQSSVSASTAAMSRPHCHHQNTEYQLPGSCGQQPKRVSSCQDSGLSGGHQLSRLQIKSEQCYPAPTPALAPCQNTKLAGSVQPPASYGQATNVRPDGYQSEASVGYMGMLSLGSRRAQTPTMQTKEVMVRSYVQAQQTLMWGDQLASKGGEAGMGLSSEAGQCQVMQAPLYLSYKYSGYQAKPDHLQGLAETEHLLNTPCFNPEMVPHPPGDPKPPSHQNSLNYTGNLAQPSNSYEGVEASSRHVLRLPPACPTHEGPSNALLYYPGQGTHVQVGKGGQKLLGQMAASCGNPRHYGGSLEGLKGSPYYSLDSGEQVANSLDSLDLENTHLDFAAIVEDPETSTLLPGPPSPAGGLLLPTSGGANMAVGDMSSMLSTLAGESHFLNSLS, encoded by the exons GCCCCGCCCGACTTCGCCCCTCGCCGAGGACCAGATGTGCTCCTGAACCTGGCCAGGCCCCGCCGCGACATGTTCAAACCCGTCAGCCCCCCTGTCACCAGCTACGCTGAGCACTGTTGCCTGCACCCACCCCACGGACCAGCCCCAGGTGCCGCAGGTCCACAAG GACTTGATTTCCCTTTACGCCATCAGTCAAACCTCATGGGCAGTCACTGTGGTTATGGGTTTGTGCCAGGATCCGAGCACCCAGGCAGTAGTGATG GCTCACGGTTCTCAACACCCCGTGGTGCAGGCAAACTGGGCAAGAAGCGAGCACTGTCCATCTCACCTTTGTCAGACTCTAGCATTGACCTGCAGACGGTAATCCGCACCTCACCCAACTCCCTCGTTGCGTTCATCAACTCCCGCTGCACCTCTGCCAGTGGCTCCTATGGCCACCTCTCCATCAGCACCATCAG TCCATCACTGGGGTATCAGAGTCCACCAGGTCAGCAGAAGAGCCAAGGCCACCTGTACAGccacaccctcccccccccaccatgTAGCTCCCATGATCACCTGTCCACCCTCCCAGGGTTCCTGCATCATGCCCCAGCTCATGGGACCCTCAAACATTGTCAG CAGCTAAAGTTGGAGTGGAGCCTGAGCAGCCCTCTGACTGTCAAATACCCAGAGGAGACACCTGAAGGTGACATCTCCAGTCCAGCATCCACAGGCACTCAG GACCCCTTGTTGGGAATGCTCGATGTTCGGGAAGATCTGGAGAAAGATGATGGGAAACCTGAATCTGAGACTGTGTACGAAACCAGTTGCTACTGGGATGGCTGTGCCAAGGAGTTTGATACGCAGGATCAGCTGGTGCAC CACATCAACAATGAGCATATCCATGGGGAAAAGAAGGAGTTTGTGTGCcactgggcagcatgttcccgGGAGCAGAGGCCCTTCAAGGCTCAGTACATGTTGGTGGTGCATATGCGACGTCACACAGGCGAGAAACCTCACAAATGCACG TTTGAGGGATGTAACAAAGCCTACTCACGCCTGGAGAACCTCAAGACACATCTGCGCTCACACACGGGAGAAAAACCCTATGTGTGTGAACATGACGGTTGCAACAAGGCCTTCTCCAATGCTTCTGACCGGGCCAAGCATCAGAACCGCACTCACTCCAATGAG AAGCCATACGTGTGCAAGATTCCAGGCTGCACCAAGCGCTACACAGACCCCAGTTCCCTCCGCAAACATGTGAAGACAGTTCATGGTCCTGATGCCCATGTCACCAAGAAACACCGAGGGGATGTGGTGCCAGGCCGTACACTGCCCACCCCCAGTGGCCCACCAGACCTGAAGCAGGAGAAAGACACTGAGGCCCGGAAGGATGACAGCAAACTCGTGGTGCCTGATTTGGCTTTG AAGCCACAGCCCAGTCCAGGTGGGCAATCGTCATGCAGCAGCGACCACTCCCCACTCGGAAGCACCACCAACAATGACAGTGGTGTGGAGATGGCGGGCAATGCAGGTGGGAGCTACGAGGATCTGTCCACACTGGAGGATGTGGTGCCTAATGAACCCATGGGCACCTCAGGGCTCATGGCCCTCCACAAGCTAGAAAATCTTCGCATAGACAAACTGAAGCAGATGAGGAAGCCATCAGTTACCAAGGGCCTGAGTTTGCCAGCCATCCCTGGAGCCG gCCTGCCTGGGGAGGTGCCTGGGATCTCCATGCTGCCGCTGGCTGCCTCTCGCCGACGCATTGCAGAGCTATCGGCAGCAGAGACGGCCATGCCACTGAATGAGCGCCGGAGCAGCGTCACCAGTACTGTAAGCTCAGCCTACACCGTGAGCCGGCGCTCCTCCCTGGTGTCCCCATACCTGGCTGGACCATGTCTGGGTGGTGAGGCGGGGGCAATGCCTGGCGGGGTGGGCCTGGCAGATGGCTATGACCCCATCTCTCCGGATGAGTCACGACGCTCCAGTGATGCCAGCCACTGTGGAGGGCTGCCAGGTGTGGGCAGCCTTACCCCGGCCCAGCGCTACCGTCTCAAGGCCAAATATGCTGCAGCCACAGGTGGCCCACCCCCAACTCCCCTACCCAGCATGGAACTGGTGGGCATGGGTGGCCACAGCAGCTTACCTGGGGACTACCTTGGGCCAGCCGAactctgctgctttgcaaatgGTTTGCTGCGAAGGCACAGTTCCAATGACTACCCTGGCTATGCAGGCagccttccccctcccccagtgCCTCGGAACAGTGGACGGCGGGCCAGCGACCCTGCCCAGACCGCGGCCAACCCTCATGCTGCGCCCAAGGTGCATCGTTTTAAGAGCATGGGTAACGTGAATGTGCCAGGAGTGGGCAGAACTGCTTTGCAGCCCTTGGGTGGTTCTGATGCCAATCTTCAGCGCCATGTCTTCTCCCCACGCCCACCCAGCATCAGTGAAAATGTCTTTCTGGAGAGTGTGAGTATAGaaggccctggcccaggcacAGAGTCTGGCTTGCTAGAGATGGAACAATACTTGAACTGCCCCGAGGAAGGCTTCCCATGCCAGGGGACAGGTGTGGAGCTTCAGTGTCAAGGCCTCTACAGCAGTGCTCACCGGACCATGGGGGGTATGCAGCTGAAGCCTGGAAGACATGGAGGTACAGAGGAGGGGTTGCTTCAGTCCGAGTTTTCCCTCCCTCAGTGCCAGATGAACCAGCACTTCATGGGTATGCATGCTGGCAATGGGATCATACCAGTTCCTTGGGATGAACCTCCCCAAGGTGATCTGGAGATGAGCTCTAGGCAGTCGAGTGTCAGTGCCTCCACTGCTGCCATGTCTCGGCCACACTGTCACCATCAAAATACGGAGTACCAACTACCCGGTTCTTGTGGGCAGCAACCCAAACGTGTGAGCTCATGCCAGGACAGTGGATTATCTGGGGGGCACCAGCTTAGCCGACTACAGATCAAATCTGAGCAGTGTTACCCAGCACCTACACCAGCACTTGCTCCCTGCCAAAACACCAAGCTTGCTGGGTCTGTGCAGCCTCCTGCATCATACGGCCAAGCCACGAATGTAAGGCCCGATGGTTACCAGTCTGAGGCATCTGTCGGTTACATGGGCATGTTGAGCCTGGGCAGTCGAAGAGCCCAGACTCCCACCATGCAGACCAAAGAAGTGATGGTCCGTAGTTACGTACAAGCCCAGCAGACTCTGATGTGGGGAGACCAACTAGCCTCAAAGGGAGGGGAGGCTGGTATGGGGCTCAGCAGTGAAGCTGGGCAGTGCCAAGTCATGCAGGCACCACTGTACCTCAGCTACAAGTACTCGGGTTACCAAGCCAAACCAGATCACCTGCAGGGTCTGGCAGAGACCGAACACCTCCTAAATACCCCATGCTTCAACCCAGAGATGGTGCCACATCCACCTGGTGACCCTAAACCACCCAGTCACCAAAACAGTCTGAACTACACAGGCAACCTGGCTCAGCCAAGTAATTCCTATGAGGGAGTGGAAGCCAGCTCCCGGCATGTACTTCGCttgcctcctgcctgccccacacaTGAGGGACCCAGTAATGCCTTGCTGTATTACCCAGGCCAGGGCACACATGTGCAGGTGGGCAAAGGTGGGCAGAAGCTGCTGGGCCAGATGGCAGCAAGCTGTGGGAATCCCAGGCATTATGGTGGGAGCTTGGAAGGACTCAAAGGCAGCCCATATTACTCCCTGGATTCAGGGGAGCAGGTGGCCAACAGCCTGGACTCCCTGGACCTGGAAAATACGCACCTTGACTTTGCTGCCATTGTGGAAGATCCAGAGACAAGTACGCTGCTGCCTGGGCCCCCAAGCCCTGCTGGTGGTCTCCTGCTGCCTACGTCTGGTGGTGCTAACATGGCTGTGGGTGACATGAGCTCCATGTTGAGTACTCTGGCAGGGGAGAGCCATTTCCTCAACTCCCTGTCCTAA